The Streptomyces venezuelae genomic interval GCTTGATCAGCTTGGCCATCATCACGCCCGTCTGCGGCTCGGCGGTGGTGAGGTCGAAGCGGACCAGCTCCTCGCCGGTGGCCGCGTCCATCAGCCGGCAGTAGGCCTTGGCGACCTCGGTGAACTTCTGGCCGGAGAAGGAGTTGACCGTGAAGACGAGGCCGGTGGCGTCGGCGGGCAGCCGGCCGAGGTCGACGACGATCACCTCGTCGTCGCCCGCGCCCTCGCCCGTGAGGTTGTCGCCGGAGTGCTTGATCGAGCCGTTGAGGATCGACAGCTTGCCGAAGTAGCAGCTGTCCAGGTGGTTGCGCTGCGGCCCGTACGCGATGACGGAGGCGTCCAGGTCGATGTCCTTGCCGCGGTAGGCCGGCTCCCAGCCGAGGCCCATCTTGACCTGGGAGAGCAGCGGCCGGCCGCCCTTGACCAGGGACACCGTCTGGTTCTTCTGGAGGCTGACCCGGCCCTTGTCGAGGTTGATCTTGCCGGTGGAGACGGGGGCGGCGGGGGCTGCCGGGGGAGCGGCCGGAGCCGGGGGCGCCGAGGCCGCGATCCGCGGGTCCAGCGGGGCGGCGACGGGCGGCGCGGGCGGGGCCGGCGGGGCGACGGGCGCCGGGGCGGGGGCCTGGGCGGCGGCGGGCTCGTCGTCCACGGAGACGCCGAAGTCCGTCGCGATGCCGGCAAGCCCGTTCGCGTAGCCCTGGCCCACGGCCCGGGCCTTCCACGCGCCGTTGCGCAGATAGATCTCGACGACCACCAGCGCGGTCTCGGTGGCGAGCCGCGGCGGGGTGAAGGTGGCGAGGACCGTGCCGTCGTCCGCGTTCCGCACGGTCGCGGTGGGCTCGATGCCCTGGAAGGTCTGGCCCGCGGCGTCGGGGCTCGCCGTGACGACGATCCTCTCGATGCCGGCCGGGACCGCGCCCGTGTCCACCACGATCGCGTCGGGCGCGGTGCCGCCGCCGGAGCGGTAGGTCACACCGGGCCCGGCGGGCTGGTTGTAGAAGATGAAGTCGTCGTCCGAGCGCACCTTGCCGTTGGCGCCGAGCAGCAGGCCCGAGACGTCGAGCCGCACCGGGGCGGCGACGTCCACCGCCACGCGCGCGGCGGTGAGAGGGATGTTCGAGCCGGGGGTCATAGCGGTCATGCCAGGGGTAACGATCCGGACCGCTTTGCCGTTCCCTTACCCTCGGCGGGTTGGGCCACCTTGGTTACGAGGGTGGTTCCTGGCCTGCCGCTCGTTGCCGAAGCGGTACGCGCCCGTCCACCGGGCCATGACCAGCTGGGCGTCCCCCGCCTCCACCTCCGCCAGGAACTTCTCCGCCCGCCCGCCGCGCAGCACGCCCGCGGCGCGGCCGTGGTGGGTGAGGACGACGGAGCCGTCGCCGCGGCGCTCGTAGGTGAATCCCTGGGGTCTCGGCATGCCGGGCATCCTGCCGTTCCCGGTCAGATCCGTCATATGAATATTCTTTCGACCCATGGGGACAGTGGGCGGGAGTTCGTTCCGCACGGAGGACGTCGACGAGGCGCGCGAGGAGCTCGACGCGCGCTACTACGCGAACCGCATGGACGTGGTCGACCGGCAGAGGCCCTTCGCTGCGCGCTTCGACACCGTCGCCCTCGGACCGCTGGTCATCGGCGACCTGAGCTGCGGGACCGACGTGCGGATGAGCTTCGGCGAGCTCGGCGCGTACCACCTCAACGCCCCGCTCAGCGGCAGGATGGAGATGCGTCAGGGCAGCCGCACGGGGATCGTCGCGACGGCCACCGAGGCACTGCTCCTCGACCCGGCGGGGGACACCTTCCTCGACCGCTGGAGCGGGGACTGCCGGACCCTCTCCGTGAAGATCGGCGCGGCCGAGCTCCGTGACCGCCTGGAGCGCCTCCTCGGGCGCCCGGCGAGCGGGCCGCTCGCCTTCGCGCCCCGCCTGGACATCTCGCGGGGCCCCGGTCTGAGCTGGGTGCGCTTCGCCCGCCAGGTCGCCTACGAGGCGCTCGCGGGGGAGGGGCTCGCCCACCACGAGCTGGTCGCGCGGCCGCTCCAGGAGGCGCTGCTCAACGGCCTGCTCCTGGCCGCCGAGCACCCCTGGCGCGAGGCGCTCGCCCACCCGGGGGAGGCGCGCCGCCCTGCGCCGGTCAAGCGCGCGATGGACGCGGTGCGGGAGCGCCCCGAGCACCCGTTCACGACCACCGAACTCGCGGCCCTGGCCCGGGTGAGCGTGCGGCGCCTCCAGGAGTCCTTCCGGGAGTACGTGGGGATGTCCCCGATGGCGTACGTCCGGGAGGTCCGTCTCGACCGGGTCCGCGAGGAGCTGCGGACGGCCGCGCCGGACGAGGTGACCGTGAGCGAGGTGGCCTGGCGCTGGGGCTTCGCCCACCAGGGCCGGTTCGCCGCGCGCTACCGCGAGAAGTACGGCGAGTCCCCGTCCCGGACCTTGCGGGCGGGCGAGTGACCCGGCGCGTCCGGGTGGAGCGCGTGCAGGCGAGAGGGCCGCAGGTGAGGGGCGTGCGGGGCGTCGCGTGAGCGGGCCGCGCAATCCGGACAGAGGCCGCGTTCAACGGCTCGCGATGATCTTCGTGCGCGCTTACCGTGGACATGTCCGGTCTGCCAGCGCGCAACCCGTGACCCGGGCCCCGGCCGGCTCCCCCGTTTAAGTCCGGCCGGGTCCTGCGTACGTCCTCCCTCCCCGTCAGTGCGGCCAGCGCGGCGGGTTCACGCAGAAGTGGCCGCCCAGGTAGAGGTCGTCGGCGCTGCCCTCCTCGGGAAGGCCCTTGTCGGCGACGATCTTCTCCGCGTACGCCTCCGAGTCGTCCTGCGGATCGAAGCCGAGGGCCCGGGCCGTCGAGAGGTCCCACCACGCACGGGTGTTGGCGGAGGAGCCGTACACCACGGTGTGGCCCACGGACCCGGCGGTGAGCGAGGCGTGCAGGAGGCGGGCGCAGTCCGCGGGGCTGAGCCACATCGAGAGCATCCGCACCGAGGTGGGCTCGGGGAAGCAGGAGCCGATGCGCACGGAGACCGTCTCGATGCCGTGCAGGTCCCAGTAGAGCTGGGCCAGGTCCTCGCCGAAGCACTTGGAGAGGCCGTAGAAGGTGTCGGGGCGGTGCGGGGTGTCGACCGGGACGACCGGCTCGCCCTCGCGCGGGCGGCGGGTGAAGCCGACGGCGTGGTTGCTGGAGGCGAGGACGACCCGCCGGACGCCCTCCTCGCGGGCGGCCTCGTAGAGGTGGTACGTCCCGGCGATGTTGGCGGCCATGATCTTGTCGAAGTCGGCCTCCAGGGAGATCCCCGCCAGGTGCACGACCGCGTCGACGCCCCGGACCGCCTCGCGCAGCGCCGCGCGGTCCGCGAGGTCGGCGACGATCGCGTCCGGTGCTCCCTGCACGGGGGCGACGTCCAGGAGGCGGAGCTCGTAGCCGTACGGGGGCAGCAGCTCCCGCATCAGCGTGCCGACGCCGCCGGCGGCGCCGGTGAGGAGGACGGTGCGGGGTGCGGACATGGAGTGGTTCTCCTCCGTCGGGTGGCCGACTGGCTTTGACTGCCAGACAGCTGGGCGTCGTTCACAACCGTGGACACGGTAGGGAGCGGTCCGACGGAGCGTCAAGACTCCGCGATACGGCGCGTTCCCTTCTTGACCGCCCCTTCCGGGCTGTTCTAGCGTGCAGCACGTCGGTGTTCAAGAATATGGATGACAGTCAGAACTGTGCACGATCGTGCAGAGGGGCGGCTGTACGCGACGGACTTCCTGGGAGCGCCCGTGACCACTGCCTCGCTCGCCGGCCGGCTCGACGGCCTGCTCTTCTTCCCCGTCACCGCCTTCGGTCCTGACGGTTCCCTCGACCTCGACGTCTTCCGCGCCCACGTCCGTGCGGGCGTCGACGCGGGCGCCGCGGCCGTCTTCGCCTGCTGCGGCACGGGCGAGTTCCACGCCCTCACCCCGGAGGAGTTCCGGGTCTGCGTCGCCGCCGCCGTCGAGG includes:
- a CDS encoding TerD family protein — its product is MTAMTPGSNIPLTAARVAVDVAAPVRLDVSGLLLGANGKVRSDDDFIFYNQPAGPGVTYRSGGGTAPDAIVVDTGAVPAGIERIVVTASPDAAGQTFQGIEPTATVRNADDGTVLATFTPPRLATETALVVVEIYLRNGAWKARAVGQGYANGLAGIATDFGVSVDDEPAAAQAPAPAPVAPPAPPAPPVAAPLDPRIAASAPPAPAAPPAAPAAPVSTGKINLDKGRVSLQKNQTVSLVKGGRPLLSQVKMGLGWEPAYRGKDIDLDASVIAYGPQRNHLDSCYFGKLSILNGSIKHSGDNLTGEGAGDDEVIVVDLGRLPADATGLVFTVNSFSGQKFTEVAKAYCRLMDAATGEELVRFDLTTAEPQTGVMMAKLIKQFSGEWEMTAMGEFVKSRTVRGMVKPAAQSL
- a CDS encoding AraC family transcriptional regulator, giving the protein MGTVGGSSFRTEDVDEAREELDARYYANRMDVVDRQRPFAARFDTVALGPLVIGDLSCGTDVRMSFGELGAYHLNAPLSGRMEMRQGSRTGIVATATEALLLDPAGDTFLDRWSGDCRTLSVKIGAAELRDRLERLLGRPASGPLAFAPRLDISRGPGLSWVRFARQVAYEALAGEGLAHHELVARPLQEALLNGLLLAAEHPWREALAHPGEARRPAPVKRAMDAVRERPEHPFTTTELAALARVSVRRLQESFREYVGMSPMAYVREVRLDRVREELRTAAPDEVTVSEVAWRWGFAHQGRFAARYREKYGESPSRTLRAGE
- a CDS encoding NAD-dependent epimerase/dehydratase family protein; protein product: MSAPRTVLLTGAAGGVGTLMRELLPPYGYELRLLDVAPVQGAPDAIVADLADRAALREAVRGVDAVVHLAGISLEADFDKIMAANIAGTYHLYEAAREEGVRRVVLASSNHAVGFTRRPREGEPVVPVDTPHRPDTFYGLSKCFGEDLAQLYWDLHGIETVSVRIGSCFPEPTSVRMLSMWLSPADCARLLHASLTAGSVGHTVVYGSSANTRAWWDLSTARALGFDPQDDSEAYAEKIVADKGLPEEGSADDLYLGGHFCVNPPRWPH